The DNA sequence AATCCGGTTGGATCCGACCGACATTTCTGCACTTCAGCTTCGTGCCCGTGTCCATTATAAAATGCAAAAGTGGGGCGACGCCATGAATGATTTTTTATCGGTTTTAGAACTTGAACCGAATAATCCGGAGGCAAAATCAGGCTTTCAGATGGCTCAAAATATACTGGGATATTTTACTCCAGATATGTTTAATCCATAACTTTCTTATTGATTACATAATGTTTTTATCGCTTTTAATTCGCTTTTAATTCTCTAAAAGTTGTTAAAAAATTAGGTTTATCCGCTGTAAATACTATTTTTGAATTCTATTAATGATTTACAAGAATTAATTTAACTAAATATAATAACTTAAAAATTTGGATTATGAAGCGTATTTTGTTTGTTTTTGTTTTGTTTGTTGTCGCGTTGGCTGTAAACGCGCAGGAGGTTGAGAAGTCGTTTGCAGATTTTAAAAACGAGGGTAATGCAGCAATAAGAAGTAAGGATTATCCCAAAGCACTAGATGCTTATGAAAAAGCAATGGCAAAATGGGGAGACCAACCAATTGCCGATTCTGCGATGATTATCAACATGGGATATTGTGCATTAAAAGCGAAAAATTACGAGAAATCTTTGAAATATTTCGATCAGGCGATTTCGATGAATTACAAAAAATCAACTGCCTATATGTTTAAAGCCGATGTATATACTGCGATGAAGGATATGGAAGGTAATTTGAAATCTCTCGAGTCAGCTTACGAGGTTGATCCGAATAATGCAACATTAAAAGCCAGATTAGCTAATTACTATGCCAGAGAAGCATCCGCTGTTTATTCAAAAGGTGGTAAGCTTATCACAAAAGCCAATGCTGACGTAACTGCAGGCAAATTAAAGGCATCTGACGATGCTTATAAAACTGCAATTCAAGATGCTAAAGCCGAATTTGAAAAATCGATGCCATTAATTGAAAAAGCATTGAGCTATGATGCGAATAACGGACCAGCCAAGCAGCTTAAAGCCGCTTGTGAACAAGCTCTTAAATAATCTATTCAGGATATTATTAAAGCGAGGCTACCTGCAAGGGTAGCCTCGCTTTGTTTATGCCGATTAGATTCTAAATTCAATGGATGAGTTAAAGGTTGGAGAACAAATTGAATTCAATTTCGTTTCTTTTAAAGTATCAAACTTATCTCTTTCAGCTCACATGCGAGAATCCTGATAGCGCACAGGTGCATTTTATGTTCCTGAATGATATTGGGGAAAACTGAATCAGATCAATAAACAGCGATTATATGATATTCCGCGAACTAATCAGGAATCTTAGAGCTACGAAGCTTTGTCTGCTTTTGATCATCTTTTCAGGAATTATAAGCTCCTGTGTGCAGAATTATGAATACACTAATTTTCAGGCAAAAAAAGTTGACCGCGACTATCAAACCAAAAATGTAATTGTTGTTGTTGTTGATGGCCTCAGATATTCAGAAGGGTGGGGCGACTTAACTCACCAATATATTCCTCGGATGGTAAAAATTCTGTCGAAAGACGGTGTTGTCAATACGCATTTTTACAATTTGGGTGATACTTATACTTCGGCCGGACACACCAGTTTGACAACGGGTATTTATCAAACTATTGATAATAGTGGAAAGGAATTACCCGACAATCCTTCTTTCTTTCAGTATTGGAACCAGATGTATGATAATGATCACCGAAAATCGTGGGTAATTGCGAGTAAAGATAAACTTGCTGTATTGGCCGACTGTAAAAAACCATATTGGACGGGTAAATTTACTCCATCTGCAAATTGTGGCATTGATGGACTTGGCGTTGGAAGTGGTTATCGTGAAGATAGCCTTGCTTTAAAAATTGCGCTTAAAATTTTAAGTGAAGATCATCCTAATCTGGTATTAATTAATTTTCGCGATCCTGATTATTCCGCACATACCGGAAATTGGATTAATTATATCAAAGGAATCCGCACAACGGATGAATATGTTTACCGTCTGTGGCAGTTTCTTCAAACCAATAGCACTTACAAAAACACAACAACTTTGTTTGTAACTAATGATCATGGGAGACATTTAGATGGAGTTGGTGATGGATTTGCCGGACATGGCGATGGATGTGATGGTTGCAGACATATCAGTTTGTTTGCCTGCGGACCTGATTTTCGAAAGAACATAGTGTTAAATGTTTCAAGAGAACAAATTGATTTACCGGTAACGGTTTCCAAATTGCTCGGCTTTTCCCTTCCAAATTCTCAAGGTAAAGTGATGACCGAATTGTTTGAACGACGATAGTCTTCATGTAAAATTAATATATACAGATAATTGTATGTATTATTTTGTGTTACCTTTGACGGTATTTCATTAAGAAATACGGTATGGGGAATTAAAGCGAAAGGAACGACATGATGGATTTTGTAATCAAATATTTTTCAGAATTGGCCTATTTATTTAACGAAATGGCGCCATGGTTGCTTTTTGGATTGGTCTTTGCCGGATTACTGAAAGTTTATTTTCCACAGAAACACATCGATAAATATTTGGGCAAACCCGACTTCCGATCAACAGTAAATGCCTCATTGCTTGGTGTCCCACTTCCATTGTGCTCTTGTGGAGTAATTCCAACAGCTATTTCATTTTACAAGAATGGAGCTTCCAAAGGTGCTACTAATTCTTTCCTGATTTCAACACCGCAAACAGGTGTCGATTCTATATTTGCAACCTATTCCATGTTGGGATGGCCATTTGCTATTTTGCGTCCTTTGGTCGCATTCACTACAGGAATTATGGGTGGCGCGTTAACAAATTTGCTCATAAAA is a window from the Aquipluma nitroreducens genome containing:
- a CDS encoding alkaline phosphatase family protein, coding for MIFRELIRNLRATKLCLLLIIFSGIISSCVQNYEYTNFQAKKVDRDYQTKNVIVVVVDGLRYSEGWGDLTHQYIPRMVKILSKDGVVNTHFYNLGDTYTSAGHTSLTTGIYQTIDNSGKELPDNPSFFQYWNQMYDNDHRKSWVIASKDKLAVLADCKKPYWTGKFTPSANCGIDGLGVGSGYREDSLALKIALKILSEDHPNLVLINFRDPDYSAHTGNWINYIKGIRTTDEYVYRLWQFLQTNSTYKNTTTLFVTNDHGRHLDGVGDGFAGHGDGCDGCRHISLFACGPDFRKNIVLNVSREQIDLPVTVSKLLGFSLPNSQGKVMTELFERR
- a CDS encoding tetratricopeptide repeat protein; translated protein: MDITELKQLVDQNELSRSLEILNEQIRLDPTDISALQLRARVHYKMQKWGDAMNDFLSVLELEPNNPEAKSGFQMAQNILGYFTPDMFNP
- a CDS encoding tetratricopeptide repeat protein: MKRILFVFVLFVVALAVNAQEVEKSFADFKNEGNAAIRSKDYPKALDAYEKAMAKWGDQPIADSAMIINMGYCALKAKNYEKSLKYFDQAISMNYKKSTAYMFKADVYTAMKDMEGNLKSLESAYEVDPNNATLKARLANYYAREASAVYSKGGKLITKANADVTAGKLKASDDAYKTAIQDAKAEFEKSMPLIEKALSYDANNGPAKQLKAACEQALK